One genomic window of Amphiura filiformis chromosome 3, Afil_fr2py, whole genome shotgun sequence includes the following:
- the LOC140148679 gene encoding dynamin-1-like protein isoform X5: MEALIPVINKLQDVFNTVGADVIQLPQIVVVGNQSSGKSSVLECLVGRDFLPRGSGIVTRRPLVLQMIHIDPEDRKTAAGEGEDEVKVEEWGKFLHTKNKIYTDFDEIREEIQAETDRMAGGNKGIVEDAINLKIYSPKVLNLTLVDLPGLTKVAVGDQPEDIEIQIRDMIVHYISNPNSIILAVTAANTDMATSDALKLAKEVDPEGRRTLAVVTKLDLMDAGTDAVDVLCGRVIPVKLGIIGVVNRSQMDINNKKEIEESIKDESAFLQRKYPALANRNGSAYLAKTLNRLLMHHIRDCLPELKARVNVLSSQFQQLLATFGEPVGDKSQTLLQIITKFAAQYCATIEGTAKNIETSELCGGARICYIFHETFGRTLDSIDPLGGLRTIDILTAIRNATGPRPALFVPEISFELLVKRQIRRLEEPGLRCVELVHEEMQRIIQHCGTQELLRFPKLHDRVVEVVTSLLRRRLPATNNMVENIVGIELAYINTKHPDFADATLVNMIVESSERERRRGKNDAMVEPTEKGDKQLSKAVAQMATADGIVAPKNSRESLGSSSWVPTWVRGTNPPPPGAKVPTTAAEAIAAATPPMQQSPRTERKSVGLNLLPDVPDVPQMRKLSTREQRDVDVIKRLIQSYFLIVRKNIQDSVPKSIMHFLVNFVRDNLQSELVGALYKQDAIENLLSESEHISQRRTEAQEMLEALQKASQIIGEIRETHLW, encoded by the exons ATGGAAGCACTTATACCAGTGATCAACAAACTGCAAGATGTCTTCAATACTGTAGGGGCTGATGTGATACAGTTACCACAGATTGTTGTCGTTGGGAACCAG AGTAGTGGTAAAAGTTCTGTGTTAGAATGTCTGGTTGGAAGAGATTTCCTGCCAAGAG GCAGTGGTATTGTGACACGGCGCCCTCTTGTGCTACAGATGATTCACATTGACCCAGAGGATAGGAAGACAGCAGCTGGTGAAGGAGAAG ATGAAGTCAAGGTGGAAGAATGGGGCAAGTTTCTTCACACAAAGAACAAAATCTACACAGACTTTGATGAAATCCGGGAAGAAATTCAGGCCGAAACAGACAGAATGGCAGGTGGcaataag GGTATTGTAGAAGATGCCATCAACCTAAAAATCTACTCACCCAAGGTGCTCAATCTGACGTTAGTAGATCTGCCAGGGTTAACTAAG GTGGCTGTTGGAGACCAGCCTGAGGATATTGAGATTCAAATCAGAGATATGATTGTACATTATATCAGTAATCCTAACTCTATCATCCTAGCAGTAACTGCTGCAAACACAGATATGGCAACATCAGATGCACTTAAACTAGCAAAAGAGGTAGATCCTGAAG GAAGAAGAACCTTAGCTGTAGTTACCAAGCTGGATCTGATGGATGCAGGCACAGATGCTGTGGATGTCCTCTGTGGAAGAG TTATACCGGTAAAGTTAGGAATTATTGGTGTTGTGAATAGAAGTCAGATGGACATCAACAACAAGAAA GAAATTGAAGAGTCAATAAAAGATGAATCCGCTTTTCTACAGCGCAAGTATCCAGCTCTAGCAAACAGAAATGGCTCCGCATATCTTGCTAAAACACTCAATAGG TTACTGATGCACCACATCCGAGACTGTTTGCCAGAGTTGAAGGCCCGTGTCAATGTATTAAGCTCACAATTCCAGCAACTTCTCGCTACCTTTGGTGAACCAGTTGGAGACAAGAGTCAGACACTTCTACAGATCATCACCAAGTTTGCTGCCCAGTACTGTGCCACCATTGAGGGAACAGCCAAAAATATTGAAACATCAGAATT ATGTGGAGGTGCTAGAATATGCTACatatttcatgaaacatttggGCGCACATTAGACAGTATTGATCCCTTGGGTGGACTTAGAACCATAGATATACTCACTGCTATTAGGAATGCTACG GGTCCAAGACCAGCACTATTTGTTCCAGAGATTTCTTTTGAACTCCTTGTGAAAAGACAAATAAGGCGATTAGAAGAACCCGGTTTGCGATGTGTGGAGCTGGTGCACGAGGAGATGCAGCGAATTATTCAGCACTGTGGTACACAAGAGCTCTTACGCTTTCCTAAATTACATGATCGCGTTGTAGAAGTGGTCACTAGCTTGTTACGTAGGAGACTGCCTGCCACAAATAATATG GTAGAAAACATAGTAGGCATTGAGCTGGCATACATCAATACCAAGCATCCAGATTTTGCAGATGCAACATTAGTTAACATGATAGTAGAATCAtcagagagggagaggaggagaGGCAAGAATGATGCCATGGTGGAACCAACAGAAAAGGGAGACAAACAACTAAGCAAG GCTGTAGCACAAATGGCAACAGCAGATGGTATCGTAGCACCAAAGAATAGCCGTGAAAGTTTGGGCTCCTCCTCCTGGGTGCCGACATGGGTGCGTGGAACAAACCCCCCACCTCCTGGTGCCAAGGTCCCAACCACTGCAGCTGAAGCTATTGCAGCAGCAACCCCACCAATGCAGCAAAGCCCCAGGACAGAAAGAAAATCAGTTGGGCTTAATCTCCTGCCAGATGTT CCTGATGTACCACAAATGAGAAAATTATCTACAAGGGAGCAGAGGGATGTTGATGTGATCA AGCGTTTAATCCAGAGCTACTTCCTGATAGTGCGTAAGAACATCCAAGACAGTGTCCCCAAATCAATAATGCACTTCCTAGTCAACTTTGTAAGGGACAATCTTCAAAGTGAGCTTGTAGGTGCCCTGTATAAACAAGATGCTATTGAGAATTTGCTATCAGAATCAGAACACATATCACAGAGAAGAACAGAAGCACAGGAGATGTTAGAG GCTCTTCAAAAAGCCAGCCAGATCATAGGTGAAATCAGGGAAACACATCTTTGGTAA